One window of the Pedobacter ginsengisoli genome contains the following:
- a CDS encoding TlpA disulfide reductase family protein, with protein sequence MRKLLITAVCLLPVAAIAQSKFTVQAKVGNLNTPAKAFLYYKAGGTQVVDSAIITAGKFSFTGPLEGITQATIRIAHDDKAPDVANPESVDVFGFYLEPKVVAINSATDSVKNAIVKASAVNDDNVKYKAITKSVKAKSAALLAEYKGKTEEERKDESYMKTVYDRDEAIQKEFADINKQFYLANRDSYVALVAFASTLGPDVNAAVAEPDFNKFSAEVKATELGKNIANLLSASKQNAIGTLAMDFTQNDVNDKPVKLSDFRGKYVLLDFWASWCGPCRGENPNVVKAFNTYKDKNFTVLGVSLDKPKEKEKWLQAIKDDGLTWTHVSDLKFWDNAVAKMYGIRGIPANYLIDPSGKIIAKNVRGEELQSKLAEVLGPAKTK encoded by the coding sequence ATGAGGAAATTATTAATTACTGCTGTTTGTTTATTGCCAGTTGCGGCCATTGCTCAGAGTAAATTTACAGTTCAGGCTAAGGTTGGAAATTTAAATACTCCTGCCAAGGCATTTTTATACTATAAGGCAGGTGGTACACAAGTTGTTGATTCGGCGATTATTACAGCAGGTAAATTTTCGTTTACAGGTCCTCTTGAAGGAATAACGCAGGCAACAATAAGAATTGCTCATGATGATAAGGCTCCCGATGTGGCAAATCCTGAATCTGTTGATGTTTTTGGCTTTTACCTGGAGCCTAAAGTGGTGGCAATTAATTCAGCAACGGATTCTGTTAAAAATGCAATAGTGAAAGCATCGGCGGTAAACGATGATAATGTTAAATATAAAGCCATAACAAAATCTGTAAAGGCTAAAAGCGCGGCCTTACTTGCTGAATATAAGGGTAAAACTGAAGAAGAGCGTAAGGATGAGAGCTATATGAAAACTGTTTATGATCGTGATGAGGCAATTCAAAAAGAGTTTGCTGATATCAATAAACAGTTTTATCTGGCCAATCGTGATTCGTATGTTGCTTTAGTTGCGTTTGCAAGTACATTGGGGCCTGATGTTAATGCTGCTGTTGCAGAACCTGATTTTAATAAATTCTCTGCTGAAGTTAAAGCTACTGAGCTGGGTAAAAACATTGCAAATCTACTTTCGGCTTCTAAACAAAATGCTATTGGCACATTGGCAATGGATTTTACTCAGAATGATGTAAACGATAAACCGGTTAAATTATCTGATTTTAGAGGCAAATATGTATTGCTTGATTTCTGGGCTTCGTGGTGTGGACCTTGCAGAGGTGAAAACCCGAATGTGGTTAAGGCTTTTAACACTTATAAAGATAAAAACTTTACTGTTCTTGGTGTTTCTTTAGATAAGCCTAAGGAAAAAGAGAAATGGTTGCAGGCTATTAAAGATGATGGTTTAACATGGACTCATGTATCAGATTTAAAGTTCTGGGATAATGCAGTTGCCAAGATGTATGGTATCCGTGGTATTCCGGCAAATTATCTGATTGACCCATCAGGAAAAATCATTGCAAAGAATGTAAGAGGAGAAGAGTTGCAAAGCAAGCTTGCTGAAGTTTTAGGACCTGCAAAAACAAAATAA
- a CDS encoding HAD-IB family phosphatase yields the protein MKQKNIYIIDFDSTFTQVEALDELARISLKKHPEKDAIFQKIEDYTNLAMEGKLSFGESLAQRVKLLEANEDHLKQLITHLKKKVSASFSRNAEFFKKHADEVLIVSGGFKEFITPVVSKFHIKKENIYANTFVTTGDGKIIDYDHSNPLSEEGGKVKLMQQLNLEGDLYGIGDGYSDFQLRESGLIKKFYAFTENISRESIVKKADHITPSFDEFLYVNNLPRAISYPKNRILCLIIGDADPLTIELLKKDGFSVRHKTTFEEKYVPDVHMMLLADGEKIDLEKLKRAVKLKTIGYLGSAKNKVDISTCTEQGIVVFDDPKHNPRNIDFIPKRMIDFMNTGTSYLSSNFPNLQLPRIEKSHRLIHIHKNVPGIMAKINTVFAKHDINIVGQFLMTNAEIGYVITDINAQYDKQLFKSLKKIEHTIKFRVLY from the coding sequence ATGAAGCAAAAAAATATTTACATTATTGATTTTGACAGCACCTTTACACAGGTTGAGGCATTAGATGAGCTAGCCCGTATCTCTTTAAAAAAGCATCCAGAGAAAGATGCTATTTTTCAGAAGATTGAAGACTACACCAACCTTGCAATGGAAGGAAAACTTTCATTTGGCGAGAGCTTGGCTCAAAGGGTTAAACTTCTTGAGGCTAATGAAGATCACCTGAAACAACTAATTACGCATTTAAAGAAAAAGGTTTCTGCCTCTTTTTCGCGCAATGCCGAGTTCTTTAAAAAACATGCTGATGAGGTTTTGATCGTTTCTGGTGGTTTTAAAGAATTCATTACCCCGGTAGTAAGTAAGTTCCACATTAAAAAAGAAAACATCTACGCTAATACTTTTGTAACTACAGGTGATGGAAAAATAATTGATTACGACCACTCTAACCCATTAAGTGAAGAAGGTGGTAAGGTTAAACTAATGCAACAGCTAAACCTTGAGGGAGATCTTTACGGTATTGGTGATGGCTATTCGGATTTTCAGCTTCGCGAAAGTGGTTTGATAAAGAAGTTTTATGCGTTTACTGAGAACATTTCGAGAGAAAGCATTGTTAAAAAGGCCGACCATATTACCCCAAGTTTTGATGAGTTCTTATATGTCAACAATTTACCACGGGCAATTTCATATCCTAAAAACAGGATCCTGTGCCTGATTATTGGTGATGCAGACCCATTAACTATTGAGCTGCTTAAAAAAGATGGCTTTTCTGTTCGTCATAAAACTACTTTTGAAGAGAAGTATGTACCTGATGTACACATGATGTTATTGGCCGATGGCGAAAAAATTGATCTTGAAAAATTAAAAAGAGCCGTTAAGCTTAAAACCATTGGTTACCTGGGCAGCGCAAAAAATAAGGTTGACATTTCTACCTGTACTGAACAGGGTATTGTAGTTTTTGATGATCCTAAACATAATCCTCGTAATATCGATTTCATTCCAAAAAGGATGATAGATTTTATGAACACAGGCACCAGTTATCTGAGCAGCAATTTCCCGAACCTGCAATTGCCAAGAATCGAGAAATCGCACAGACTAATACACATTCATAAAAACGTACCGGGTATTATGGCCAAAATTAATACTGTTTTTGCCAAACATGACATTAACATTGTAGGTCAGTTCCTGATGACTAATGCTGAAATTGGCTATGTGATTACAGACATTAATGCTCAGTATGACAAGCAATTGTTTAAATCATTAAAAAAGATTGAACATACTATAAAATTCAGGGTTTTATATTAG
- a CDS encoding tryptophan 2,3-dioxygenase family protein, giving the protein MELTPQIKEKLDKLQEKYAAMGQDMSAYLDGLLYADFLTYWDYIHLDTLLSLQNPKTPFPDEEIFIMYHQITELYFKLTLHECKQIANNEKLTVQFFTERVKRINSYFNALTTSFEVMVNGMDKDQFLKFRMSLLPASGFQSGQYRMIEICATDFIRLVDKSKREELADKSVEEQFEFIYWKFGATELASGKQTLTLKQFIQKYATQFLQLVKDRKESNFSALYHKLLEQGHDVSALADELRKLDLYVNVEWPLSHYKSAVRYLERDPVDIAATGGTNWQKYLPPRFQKRIFYPFLWTEEQMDEWGKGWVLSVLKTLKNEA; this is encoded by the coding sequence ATGGAACTTACACCTCAGATAAAGGAAAAGCTGGATAAACTGCAGGAGAAATATGCAGCAATGGGCCAGGATATGTCGGCATATCTGGATGGTTTGTTGTATGCTGATTTCTTAACTTACTGGGATTATATCCACCTGGATACTTTACTGAGCCTGCAAAATCCAAAAACCCCTTTTCCTGATGAAGAGATTTTTATCATGTACCATCAGATTACTGAGTTATATTTTAAACTTACACTTCATGAATGTAAACAGATTGCCAATAATGAAAAATTAACTGTTCAGTTCTTTACTGAAAGGGTAAAACGCATTAATTCTTATTTTAATGCGTTAACTACCTCATTTGAAGTGATGGTGAACGGGATGGATAAAGATCAATTTCTGAAATTCAGAATGTCATTATTACCTGCAAGTGGCTTCCAATCGGGCCAATACCGAATGATAGAGATTTGTGCAACAGATTTTATCAGGCTGGTTGATAAAAGCAAAAGAGAAGAACTTGCAGATAAAAGTGTTGAAGAACAATTTGAATTTATTTATTGGAAATTCGGAGCTACAGAACTGGCAAGTGGTAAACAAACCCTTACTTTAAAACAGTTTATACAGAAGTATGCCACTCAGTTTTTACAGTTGGTAAAAGATAGAAAGGAAAGTAATTTTTCTGCTTTGTATCATAAATTATTAGAGCAGGGACACGATGTTTCTGCCTTGGCAGATGAACTTAGAAAACTCGATTTATATGTTAATGTGGAGTGGCCTTTGTCTCATTATAAATCGGCGGTAAGATATCTGGAAAGAGATCCGGTTGATATTGCGGCTACCGGCGGCACGAACTGGCAGAAGTATTTACCTCCACGCTTTCAGAAAAGAATTTTCTATCCCTTTCTGTGGACTGAAGAACAAATGGACGAATGGGGTAAGGGTTGGGTGCTTAGTGTATTGAAAACACTTAAAAATGAGGCATAA
- a CDS encoding branched-chain amino acid aminotransferase: MNETLDITVTKTEQTRLTVTDFSQLPFGKVFSDHMFIAEYENGEWTNLQVLPYGPIPMSPAISALHYGQAIFEGLKAYRLADGKVSVFRAEKNFERFNKSATRMAMPSIPQDIFMQGIAALIEIDNNWVPNQEGYSLYIRPVMFATDPYLGVKASDKYTFALLTTPTGPYYSKALKVKIETEFTRADDGGVGYAKTAGNYARSLYPFAEAQKEGFDQLIWTDAASHEFIEEAGTANLIFVIDGKLVTPSVRSTVLDGVTRDTIITLAKKAGIEVEERRISVKEVIEGIENGRLTDAFAAGTAATVTPIGEIGYQGKVYTLTDPSTRTVSAGIAKTLNDIRYGLVPDEFGWNWIV; encoded by the coding sequence ATGAACGAGACATTGGATATAACAGTAACCAAAACTGAGCAGACCAGATTAACAGTAACAGATTTTTCTCAATTACCTTTCGGAAAGGTGTTTTCCGACCACATGTTTATTGCAGAATACGAAAATGGTGAGTGGACAAACCTACAGGTATTACCTTATGGCCCAATTCCTATGAGCCCTGCAATTTCTGCGCTTCACTACGGTCAGGCAATTTTTGAAGGTTTAAAAGCTTATCGTTTAGCTGACGGAAAAGTCAGTGTTTTCAGAGCTGAGAAAAACTTTGAGCGTTTCAATAAATCAGCAACACGCATGGCTATGCCAAGCATCCCTCAGGATATTTTTATGCAGGGAATTGCAGCACTGATTGAGATTGATAACAATTGGGTCCCAAATCAGGAAGGCTATTCTCTATACATTCGTCCGGTAATGTTTGCTACAGACCCTTATTTAGGTGTTAAAGCATCAGACAAGTATACTTTTGCTCTATTAACTACCCCAACAGGTCCATACTACAGCAAAGCTTTAAAAGTTAAAATTGAAACTGAATTTACCCGTGCTGATGATGGTGGTGTTGGCTATGCTAAAACTGCCGGCAATTATGCCCGTTCTTTATATCCATTTGCTGAAGCTCAAAAAGAAGGCTTTGATCAGTTAATCTGGACTGATGCTGCTTCTCATGAGTTTATTGAAGAAGCTGGTACAGCGAACCTGATTTTCGTAATCGATGGCAAACTGGTAACTCCTTCAGTAAGAAGTACAGTTCTGGATGGCGTAACACGTGATACAATCATCACACTTGCTAAAAAAGCAGGTATTGAAGTTGAAGAAAGACGTATCAGTGTAAAAGAAGTTATTGAAGGAATTGAAAATGGCAGACTAACTGATGCTTTTGCAGCAGGAACTGCGGCAACGGTAACTCCAATCGGAGAAATCGGCTATCAAGGTAAAGTTTATACATTAACTGATCCTTCTACACGTACCGTTTCAGCAGGTATTGCTAAAACACTGAACGATATTCGTTACGGATTAGTTCCTGATGAATTCGGTTGGAACTGGATTGTATAA
- a CDS encoding formimidoylglutamase produces the protein MSLSDFFSPLSPDKFSPKAGFYTSQLGLKATFYTDKFPDLEENEYDIAIFGVQDDRASVNNEGCGLAPDYFRAQFYSLNEGAYTSKIIDLGNIKAGASISDTYVAVKMVVSELIKLNIVPIIIGGGQDLTYAQYLAYESLEQKVDLVVVDSKFDLDEEDQEGLAAKSDTYLNKILLHQPNYLFNFSNIGYQTYYVNQESLKVMSKLYFDVHRLGEFADDISLTEPIVRNANMLSFDIGAIRSSDAAANANAGPNGFYGEQACRIARYAGMSDKLTSIGFYEFNPAFDTNGQTAMLLAQMVWYFVDGYYNRKKDFPLTPKSQYLIYRASLNDGTGEMLFVKSKKSDRWWMQVPYPTGISKNERFHLVPCRYDDYTTAVNGEMPDLWWRTFQKLL, from the coding sequence ATGTCTTTATCAGATTTTTTTTCACCTTTAAGTCCAGACAAATTCTCACCAAAAGCCGGATTTTATACCAGTCAGCTAGGTTTGAAGGCTACTTTTTATACCGATAAATTTCCTGACCTTGAAGAAAATGAATACGATATTGCCATTTTTGGAGTACAAGATGACCGTGCTTCTGTAAATAATGAGGGTTGCGGCCTGGCTCCCGACTATTTTCGCGCCCAGTTTTATAGCTTAAATGAAGGCGCTTATACCAGCAAAATTATAGACCTGGGGAATATAAAGGCAGGAGCTTCCATTTCTGATACTTATGTAGCAGTAAAAATGGTAGTATCTGAACTGATCAAGTTAAATATTGTACCTATAATTATTGGGGGTGGACAAGATCTTACTTATGCACAATACCTTGCTTACGAAAGCCTGGAGCAAAAAGTAGATTTGGTTGTGGTAGACAGTAAATTTGACCTTGATGAAGAAGATCAGGAAGGACTTGCAGCTAAATCAGATACCTATTTAAATAAAATATTACTTCACCAGCCAAATTACCTTTTCAATTTTAGTAATATCGGTTACCAGACCTATTATGTTAATCAGGAAAGCCTAAAAGTAATGAGTAAGCTATATTTTGATGTACATCGTTTAGGCGAATTTGCAGATGATATTAGCTTAACTGAACCAATTGTCCGCAATGCCAATATGCTCAGTTTCGATATTGGTGCTATTCGTTCATCGGATGCTGCCGCAAATGCAAATGCAGGGCCAAATGGCTTTTATGGTGAGCAGGCATGCCGTATTGCGAGGTATGCAGGAATGAGTGATAAACTTACCTCTATCGGTTTTTATGAATTTAACCCTGCTTTTGATACCAATGGGCAAACTGCAATGTTACTGGCTCAAATGGTATGGTATTTCGTTGATGGTTATTATAATCGAAAAAAGGATTTTCCCCTTACTCCAAAATCGCAATACCTTATTTACAGGGCCAGTTTAAATGATGGAACAGGCGAGATGTTGTTTGTGAAAAGTAAAAAGTCTGATAGGTGGTGGATGCAGGTCCCTTACCCAACAGGTATCTCCAAAAATGAGCGCTTTCATTTGGTGCCTTGTCGTTACGACGATTATACGACTGCTGTAAATGGCGAAATGCCCGATCTGTGGTGGCGTACATTCCAAAAACTATTATAA
- the purD gene encoding phosphoribosylamine--glycine ligase, producing MNILLLGSGGRESAFAWKMSQSPLCSQLFIAPGNGGTGAYGKNINLNINNFEAVKALVLKENIELVVVGPEEPLVNGIHDFFAEDESLSKIPVIGPKKEGAILEGSKDFSKQFMARHGIPTASSRSFTSKTLEEGLTYLQSHPLPVVLKADGLAAGKGVLIIDNTAEAQEELKLMLSGKFGEAGATVVIEQFLSGIELSVFVLTDGENYVILPEAKDYKRIGQADTGLNTGGMGSVSPVPFASKAFLDEVERDIIIPTINGLKKDKINYTGFIFFGLIKVNEKPFVIEYNCRMGDPETESVIPRVENDLVELFIATAKKKLKGYKLNISPKNAATVMVVAGGYPGEYEKGKTITGIDNVRQSLVFHAGTVLEGGVIKTNGGRVIAVSSLQDTQFDALQSATADAARLYFDGKYFREDIGFDLV from the coding sequence TGGAAAATGAGCCAGTCTCCCCTTTGCTCTCAATTATTTATCGCACCTGGTAATGGTGGTACAGGAGCTTATGGCAAAAACATAAACCTTAACATCAATAATTTTGAAGCTGTAAAAGCATTAGTTCTTAAAGAAAATATAGAACTGGTAGTAGTTGGCCCCGAAGAACCTCTTGTAAATGGTATTCATGACTTTTTTGCTGAGGATGAAAGCTTATCTAAAATCCCCGTTATCGGACCAAAAAAAGAAGGCGCAATTTTAGAAGGCAGTAAAGACTTCTCTAAACAATTTATGGCGCGTCATGGCATTCCTACTGCCAGCTCACGCTCTTTTACCAGCAAGACCTTAGAAGAAGGTTTAACTTACCTGCAGTCACATCCCCTTCCGGTTGTATTAAAAGCCGATGGGTTGGCAGCCGGAAAAGGTGTCTTAATTATTGACAACACAGCCGAAGCACAGGAAGAATTAAAGCTAATGCTAAGCGGTAAATTTGGCGAAGCCGGAGCTACTGTAGTAATTGAACAGTTTTTAAGTGGCATTGAGCTTTCAGTATTTGTACTTACAGATGGTGAAAATTATGTAATACTTCCTGAAGCGAAAGACTACAAACGTATCGGACAAGCAGATACTGGTTTAAACACCGGCGGTATGGGCTCAGTTTCACCCGTTCCATTTGCCAGCAAAGCATTTTTAGATGAGGTAGAACGCGATATTATCATCCCAACTATTAACGGTTTAAAGAAAGACAAAATCAACTACACCGGTTTTATTTTCTTTGGCTTAATTAAAGTAAACGAGAAACCTTTTGTAATAGAATACAACTGTCGAATGGGCGATCCGGAAACAGAAAGTGTAATTCCAAGAGTCGAAAATGACCTTGTAGAGCTTTTTATTGCTACAGCTAAAAAGAAACTAAAAGGCTATAAACTAAATATCAGTCCAAAAAATGCGGCAACTGTAATGGTTGTTGCCGGTGGATACCCTGGCGAATATGAAAAAGGAAAAACCATAACAGGTATTGATAATGTTCGCCAATCTTTAGTGTTCCATGCCGGAACAGTCCTTGAAGGTGGTGTTATAAAAACCAACGGCGGTCGTGTTATTGCTGTTAGTAGTTTACAAGACACTCAATTCGATGCATTGCAATCAGCAACTGCTGATGCAGCGCGACTTTACTTTGATGGTAAATACTTCAGAGAAGACATTGGTTTTGATTTAGTATAA
- a CDS encoding SDR family NAD(P)-dependent oxidoreductase: MILVTGATGFLGAELINQLTEAGVKVKALKREHSVIPKSISNNANIEWLVADINDISSLEDAFEGVDQVYHCAAMISFDPKDKAKLLKVNIEGTSNIVNLCAENNIRLVHVSSVAALGNAKKGQLITEKDFWEYDPKAHSYAISKYEGEMEVWRGIAEGLDAVIVNPSVIIGPGLVLKAAVQYLNW, from the coding sequence ATGATATTAGTTACCGGCGCCACTGGATTTTTAGGAGCAGAATTAATAAATCAATTAACTGAGGCGGGTGTAAAGGTAAAAGCATTAAAACGCGAGCACTCTGTTATACCCAAATCAATAAGCAACAACGCAAATATTGAGTGGCTTGTTGCGGACATAAATGACATTTCTTCGCTTGAGGATGCCTTTGAAGGTGTTGATCAGGTTTACCACTGCGCGGCAATGATATCGTTTGACCCGAAGGATAAGGCAAAATTGCTTAAAGTTAATATTGAGGGCACCAGCAACATTGTTAACCTTTGTGCAGAAAATAATATACGGCTGGTTCATGTAAGTTCTGTTGCAGCCTTAGGGAATGCAAAAAAAGGACAACTGATTACCGAAAAGGATTTCTGGGAATATGATCCAAAAGCGCATTCATACGCCATCTCTAAATATGAAGGCGAGATGGAGGTTTGGCGTGGAATTGCTGAAGGCTTAGATGCGGTAATTGTAAATCCATCTGTAATTATTGGGCCGGGGCTGGTTTTGAAGGCAGCGGTGCAATATTTAAACTGGTAA